The DNA window GATGCCGAAGGTCGGCGCGACGAGGAAGATGAACAGCACCAGCGTGACCAGAGGTGTCGCCCGCGCGATGCTGACGTAGAGCACCAGCAGTTGATCGACGAATGGAATCCTCAGCATCCGTACCAGGGCGATACCAAGGCCCAGGACTACCCCAATGGCAATCGAGACGGCCGAGATCCATACCGTGGTCCACGCCCCTTCGAGCAACAGCAGCCAGGTTTGCGAATTCAAAGACGACTCCTCGAACCGCGCAAGGCGCGGCGAAGCGGCTGGATTTCAATCCGCGGCGGCCATCGCCGCCGCGACGACGGGACTACTCTTCGAGGCCGGCCAACTCGCGGAACTGATCCGCCGTGGTGATCGGCTCGGTGGGCAGGTCGTCGAACGATTCGCCAAACCACTTCTCTTGCAGCTCGGCCAGGCGGCCGCTCTCGCGCAGGTGATCGAGGAACTCGGTGAGGAAGGCAAGCAGTTCAGGGCTCGTCTTCGGCACCGGCCAGCCAACGAAGCCGCCGCCCGAAACCGCCTGGCCGCGCTCGAAGACGTCCGGCCGGGTACTCACCAGATTGTTGACCGGCACGATCGAATCGATCACGTAGTCGAGCCGCCCATTGGCGAGATCGGCATAGGCCTCGGGGTAGGACTGGTACTGCACCACTTCTCCGAGCTCGCCACCTGAAGCCTCGAGCATCGTTTCGAGCTCGGGAAGTCGGGCGAGCAGCGCACTGCCTGCCTGGACGCCGACGGTCCTGCCGCTGAGCTCGGCAACCGAGTTGATCCTGTCATCGCCCTTGCGCTTGACGTAGAAGTGCTGGGCCGAGGCGATCGGCGGGGCGAAATTGAGCGCACGGAGCCGATCGACGGTCAACGACGCACCGGTGATCGCCGCGTCGTACTGGCGATTGGCCACCGAGGCGAGCAGCCCGGTCCAGGGCAGGATATCCTGGCGAACATCGAACGACGCATACTGCCTCAGCTCGTCGATCACATCCTTGTTGAAGCCATCGGGCTGGCCATTGTTCATGAAGTTGAACGGTGCGTAGTCATCCTCGGTGGCCACGCTCATGTAGCCTCGCGACTCGATCTCATCGAGATCGGCGGCCTGGGCCAGCGGGGCCGCGAGCATTCCGAGAGTGGTCAGCATCAGCGCGGTGGCGGTGAACAAGCGGGAGAAAGGGGCAGGGGCATGCATACGTCAGCTCTCCAAGGCGTTTCGTTATCGTTGTAGTCGATCAGTCGTTAGGGCGAATCGCCTTGGCCCTACCCTAGTGAATCGCCTCGACGGAGCCATAGAGCCAGTTGGCGGGATTGCTTGTGTCAGATGGGCGTCTGACAAGGCACGGATCTTGCAAGCCAATGACGTGGGAACCGATGGAGCATGAGATGATAGAGCGCTACTTCCAGCTGGAATCAGACCAGCGCGGCAGCCTACAGGAGAAGATACGCAAGGCGCTGCTCGATGCCATCTGCACCGGCACGCTGCCGGTCAACGAAGCGCTGCCCTCGTGTCGCCGGCTGTCCCACCAGCTCGGGGTCTCACGCAACACCGTGGCGCTGGTCTATGAAAGCCTGGTCGAAGACGGCTATCTGATCAGCCGGCCGCGCAGCGGCTACTATCTCCACGAGTCCTACCATGCGCCTCCGTTCGCCGGCGAATCATCGACGCGGCTCGACGAGCCAGAGCATGCACCGAATTGGCACCGTCGTTTTTCTCATCGACCCAGCCATTTCGAAGGCGTGCTGCGTCCAAGCAACTGGATGGACTATCGCTACCCGTTCATCTACGGCCAGCGCGATGCCCAGCGCTTCCCGCTCGGTCAGTGGCGCGAAGCCAGCAGGCAGCTGCTCGAGGAGCGCCGCGACCGCCAGTGGCTCAACGATCGCTACGACCAGGATGACCCGGCGCTGATCGAGCAGCTGCGCACCCGGGTGCTGCCAAAGCGCGGCATCCTCGCCGATGCGGATGAAATCCTGATCACCCTCGGCTCGCAGAATGCGCTGTTCCTGGTCACCCAGCTGCTGTTCACCGGCGCGACCCGCGTCGCGATGGAGAATCCCGGCTACCGCGAAGCAGCCAGCGTCTTCGCCCGTCAGGGCGCGCAGCTGGTAGGCTGCCCGGTCGATGCCGAAGGGCTCACCCTCGAAGCTGCGACCCACGACTGCGACTATCTCTACGTCACCCCCAGCCACCAAGTGCCGAGCGGCGTACCGATGAGCCGCGCTCGGCGCAGGGCACTGCTGGACCAAGCGGTGCAGCGCGACCAGATCGTGATCGAAGACGACTACGACGCCGAGACCAACGTCGAGCGCGATGCATTGCCGGCGCTGAAGAGCGATCAACGCGGCCATCGGGTGATCTACCTGAGCAGCTTTTCTAAGTCGCTCTCCGCCGGCCTGCGCCTGGGCTACCTGGTCGCCGACGCGGAGCTGATCTTCGAACTGCGCGCGCTGCGCCGGCTGATGTACCGCCACCCGCCATCGAGCCTGCAGCGCCAGCTCGCCCAGTTCCTCGCCCAGGGCCACTACGATCGCGCCCTGCGCCTGCAGCAGCAGAGCTCGCGCCAGCGCTGGGAGCTGCTCGATGGGGCGCTGCGCCGCCACCTGCCGGACTGCCGGCGGATCAGCGGCGACCACGCCAGCGCCTTCTGGATCGCCACGCCCGAAGCCTGCGATACCCAGCGTCTGGCGTGGCGCGCATCGCAGAGCGGCATACTGATCGAACCGGGCTTCCAGCACTTCTTCGACCAGGTCCCGCCGCGCAACTTCATGCGCCTGGGCTTCGACGCGATCGACGTCGAACGAATCGAGCCCGGGATCGAGCTGCTGTCGCGGATTTTCAGCGGAGAGTGAACCACCCGCCCGCACCCGAGATCACGCCAGCTCGGAGAGCGCCTCGTCGATGATGGCAAGCCCTTGTTCGACCTCGGCCGGGGTGACGATGCAGGGCGGCACCACATGGATGCGGTTCTCGACCACGAATGGCAGCAGGCCACGGGTCACCATCGCGCGCTTGAGCCTGCCCATCTGCTCCGCTCCGAGCGGAGTACGCCGCTGGCGGTCGGAGACCAGCTCGATGGCATGGAATACACCGAGCCCGCGAACTTCGCCGATCACTTCGTGACGTTCGGCCAATGCCGCGATCCCCGGGCCCAGCAGCCGGCTTCCGATCGAGGCCGCGTTCTCGACCACGCCCTCCTCGTCCATCGCATCCAGGGTGGCGACGATCGCGGCCATTGCCAGCGGATGGCCAGAGTAGGTCAGCCCGCCGTAGAAGAAGTGCTCGTCGAAGTAGTCGCTGAGCGGCTGCGCCACCATCACGCCGCCGGCGGGCACATAGCCTGAGTTGACCCCCTTGGCGAAGGTGATCAGATCAGGGACCACGTCGAAATGCTCAAGGGCCAGCCATTTGCCCGTACGCCCGAACCCGGCCATCACTTCATCCAGGATCAGCACGATGCCGAATTCATCGGCAAGCTTGCGCACGCCCTGCAGGTACCCGCGCGGCGGGACCAGGACGCCCGCGGTGCCGGGGATGCTCTCGAGCAGGATCGCGGCGATCGAGCCCGGCCCCTCGCATTCGATCACCCGGCGCAGATGCTGCAGCGCACGGGCACACTCCTCCTCCTCGTCGCGTGACCAGAACTCGGTGCGATAGAGGAAGGGATTGAAGAAGTGCACGTGGCCGCGGGCGAACTCGTTGGGCACACGGCGGAAGTCGCCGGTGGCGGCGATCGCCGAACCGGTGCTGCCATGGTAGGAGCGGTAGGCGGACAGCACTTTGTCGCGCTGGGTGAAGGCGCGCGCCATGCGGATCGCATTCTCGTTGGCATCCGCGCCGGCGTTGGTGAAGAACACCTTGGCGAAGCCCTTCGGTGCGCGTGCCAGGATACGTGCGGCCGCCTCGCCGCGCGCCAGATTGGCATGCGCTGGCGCGATGGTGGTGAGCGTTTCGGCCTGGGCCTTGATCGCCGCGATCACCTTGGGATGCTGATGGCCGATGTTGGTATTGACCAGCTGACTCGAGAAATCGAGGTACTCGCGACCGTCGAAGTCCCAGAGCTTGCAGCCGGCACCGCTCTTGATCACCAGCGGATCCAGGCTGCCCTGGGTCGACCACGAGTGGAACACACCCTGGCGGTCGAGGCGCTTGACGTCGTCGTTGGTGACTGCCGCTACGGGGTCGATCGAGATATCCATGTGCGCTCCATCGTTGATCGTGACGAATGCAACGCGCCTCGGACCGCGCGCGCTTCTGCGGATACTCTAAGGAACTCTGGACGACGGCGCACAGGGACAGAGCGAGTCCAGTGAAGGGACAGCCCGGGCGGATGTCACGCGACCCGCCACCATCTGTACCTTTCATCGTTCGCCGCGGGAATCTAAAGTCCAGAGAGCGCTTGTAAGGCTGCACCCATTCGGCCGCCGAGAACCAGGCTTGGCCACCCGCTTCCACCCCCAGGATTTTTGATCAGGAGTTCGACCCATGAGTCAGATCGCTTTCATCACCGGCGCCACCTCGGGCTTTGGCCGTGCGGCCGCCCGCCGCTTCGCAGAGGGCGGCTGGTCGCTGGTCCTCAGCGGCCGGCGCAAAGAGCGCCTGGACGAACTCAAGGCCGAGCTCGAGTCCAAGGTGCCGGTCTACGTCGCCGAACTCGACGTACGCGACGCGAAGGCGGTACAGGACATGGTGGCCGCCCTGCCGGAGCAGTTCCGCGCGGTCAAGGCCCTGGTCAACAACGCAGGCCTCGCCCTCTCCCCCGGCCCGGCGCAGGGGGTGGCGCTAGAAGACTGGCAGACGATGATCGACACCAACGTCACCGGGCTGGTCAACGTCACTCACACGCTGCTGCCGACTTTGCTCGAGACCGGCGCTGGCGCAAGCATCATCAACATTGGCTCGGTGGCGGGCCAATGGCCCTACCCGGGCGGTCACGTCTATGGCGCGACCAAGGCATTCGTCAAACAGTTCGGCTACAACCTGCGCTGCGACCTGATCAGCACCGGCGTGCGGGTCACCGACATCGCACCCGGCATGGCGGAGACGGAATTCACCCTGGTGCGCACGAAAGGCGATCAGAGCGCCTCCGACAAGCTCTACCGCGGCACCACCCCGCTCACCGCGGAAGACATCGCCGAGCAGATCTTCTACGTCGCGACCCTGCCGGACCACATCAACATCAATCGGCTCGAAGTGATGCCGTCGCGCCAAGCCTGGTCTTCGTTCGCGGTCGATCGCGACTGACTTCGCTGATGACGTAAGTCGCTGACCATTGGTCTAGTCTGGGGAATGTCCGCTTCCATACAGGAGACTGCCATGCCCCTTCGCATCGAAGACTACGCGATGATCGGCGACTGCCGCAGCGGTGCGCTGGTTGGCACCGACGGCTCGATCGACTGGCTGTGCCTGCCGCGCTTCGACTCCGACGCTTTCTTCTGCGCGCTGCTCGGCGGCCCCGAGCACGGCCGTTGGGCGCTGACGCCGGATACCGAGTACCGCAGCCAGCGCCACTACCGTGACTCAGGCCTGGTGCTCGAGACCCACTTCAGCACCGCTGACGCCGAGCTTCGCATCATCGACTTCATGCCGATGCGTGATGACCAGGTCAGCTGCGTGGTTCGCCTGGTCGAGGGGATATCGGGACGGATGCGGCTTCGCCACGAACTCTGCGCACGTTTCGACTATGGCCTCACCATACCTTGGATACGCGCTCGCGATGACGAGCGCACGGCGCTGATCGCCGGTCCCCACCAGCTGGTACTGCGCGCGCCATCGCATACCCTCGCCGAACATCTCGACGGCGCCCAGCGCTTCGACGTCTGCGCCGGCGAGCGGCTGGTCTTCGTGCTCCAGCACTGTCCCGCCCACGCGTCGGCCCCGGACGACTTCGATGCCTATGCCGCTCTCGATCACACCGAAGCCTTCTGGCACGACTGGTCCTCCCACTGCCGGCCGGCGGGAGAGTGGAGCGACCACGTGCTGCGCTCGGCGATCACGCTCAAGGGCCTGAGCTTCACCCCCACCGGCGGCATCGCCGCCGCCCTGACCACCTCGCTGCCGGAAACCCTGGGCGGTCATCGCAACTGGGACTACCGCTACTGCTGGATCCGCGATGCCTCCTTCACCCTGTCGGCCCTGCGCCAGGCCGGCTATGTAGAGGAGGCGGTGGCGTGGCGTAGTTGGGTGCGCCGCGCAGTGGCCGGTGCGCCCCACCAGCTCCAGGTGATGTACGGACTCGCCGGCGAGCGCCGGCTCGACGAGTGGATCGCCGATTGGCTGCCTGGCTACGAGGGCGCGCGCCCGGTAAGGATCGGCAACGCCGCCGCCCAGCAGTTCCAGCTCGACATCTGGGGCGAACTCGTCGGCGCGTTCGACACCGATGACCCCAAGGGCCTCGAGATGATCCCGCAGACCCAGCACGAGATCGTCGCCTTCATGGACCACCTCGAGACGCTATGGCGCGCGCCGGATGACGGCATCTGGGAGATTCGTGCAGAGCGCCGTCACTTCGTCCACTCCAAGGTGATGGCGTGGCTGGCCTTCGACCGCATCAGCCGGGCACCGCTGCCGCGCTCGCTGCTCGGCCACCAGCGCCGCTGGCAGCGCATCGCCGACCAGATCCATGCCGATGTCTGCGCCAATGGCCTCGATGCCGAGGGCCGTCACTTCGTCCAGAGCTACGGCCACGAAGAGATGGACGCCGCACTGCTGCTGCTACCGCTTTCGGGCTTCCTGCCAGCGGACGATCCACGCATGGTCGCCACCGTCCACAAGGTCGCCGAGCGGCTGATGGAAGACGGCCTGCTTCAGCGTTACGACACCGGAGAGGGCGTCGATGGGCTTTCGGGCGAAGAAGGCACCTTTCTCGCCTGCTCGTTCTGGCTGGTCGAGTGCTATGCGCTGATCGGTGAGCTCGAGCCGGCACGCGACCTGATGCGCCGCCTGGTCGGGCTGCTCAACGACGTTGGCCTGCTCGCCGAGGAGTACGACACCCGCCACCGGCGCCAGGTCGGCAACTTCCCCCAGGCCTACTCCCACGTCGCACTGATCAACGCGGCTTTCCGCCTGCACAGCGCAGAGACCCCGGGCTGAAACGCAAGCGGCCCGCTGGTGACAGCGGGCCGCTTGCTAGACGCCCTGGAATCAGACGAAGACTACCTTGGCCACGTCTCGATAGCGCTCAGCGAAGTGCACCGTCATCCCCTTCTTGAGGTAGTCGGGCAGCTCGTCGTAGTCGCGCTGGTTGGCCTTCGGCAGCACCAGTTCGAAGATCTCGCTGCGCCGGGCGGCGATCACCTTCTCGCGGATCCCCCCCACCGGCAGCACCTGCCCGGTAAGCGTCAGCTCGCCGGTCATCGCCAGGCCCGACTTGATCTCCCGGTGCTTGGCCAGCGAGAGCAGCGCGGTAGCCATGGTCACCCCCGCCGAGGGGCCATCCTTCGGTGTCGCGCCTTCGGGGACGTGAAGATGGATGAACGACTGGTCGAAGGCATCGTGGCTGACGCCGAAGTCCTTGAGGTTGGCAATCACGTAGCTATAAGCGATGTTGGCCGACTCCTGCATCACCTCACCAAGCTTGCCGGTCAGCTTGAGCCCGCGGGTCAAGGCATGGACCTGGGTTGCCTCGATGGGCAGCGTGGCACCGCCCATCGAGGTCCAGGCCAGGCCCGTGACCACGCCGGTCCCCTTGAGCACCCGCTCGCGACGAAACAGCGGCGCGCCGAGGAACTGCTCCAGGTTGTTGACCGAGACCTTGACGTTCTCTTCGCCCTCGAGCAGCTTGACCGCCGACTTGCGCACGATGCGGTGCAGCTGCTTTTCGAGCTGGCGCACCCCTGACTCTCGGGCATAGCCCTCGATCACCTGACGCAGTGCCGCGTCGGTGAGCGTGATCCGCTTCTTCGGAATGCGGTCGCGATTGAGCAGCTTGGGCCAGAGGTGGTGCTTGGCGATCGCCATCTTCTCCTCGGCGATGTAACCGGAGAGCCGGATCGATTCCATCCGGTCATACAGCGGACCTGGGATGGTGTCGAGCTGGTTGGCAGTGCACACGAACAGCACCTTGGAAAGGTCCAGGCGCACATCGAGATAGTGGTCGAGGAAATCGACGTTCTGCTCGGGGTCGAGCACCTCGAGCAGCGCCGAGGCGGGATCGCCCTGGAACGACTGGCCCAGCTTGTCGATCTCGTCGAGCATGATCACCGGATTCTCGACCTCGACCTCCTTGAGCGCCTGGACCAGCTTGCCCGGCATGGCGCCGACGTAGGTGCGCCGATGACCCTTGATTTCCGCCTCGTCGCGCATCCCGCCGACCGAGAACCGATAGAACCGGCGCCCCAGAGCCTCGGCGATCGAGCGGCCGATCGACGTCTTGCCGACCCCTGGCGGGCCGACCAGCAGCAGGATCGAGCCACCGACGCTGCCCTTGAAAGAGCCCTCGGCGAGGAACTCGATGATCCGCTCCTTGACGTCATCGAGCCCATCGTGATCGCGATCGAGCACCCCACGCGCGTGGGTGAGATCGAGCTGGTCGGTGGAGGTGATGCCCCACGGCAGCGCAGTCAGCCAGTCGAGATAGTTACGGGTGGTACCGTACTCGGGCGAGCCGGTTTCGAGCACCGACAGCTTGTCGAGCTCTTCGTCGATCCGAGTCTGCACGCGCGCGGGCGGCAGCTTGCCTTCGAGCCTCTCGCGGAAGGTCTCGACGTCATTCTGGCGATCATCCTTGGAGATCCCCAGTTCCTTCTGGATCACCTTGAGCTGCTCGCGGAGGAAGAACTCCCGTTGGCGCTCGTGCATCTGCGCATTGACCTGCTCGGAGATCTCGCTCTGCAGCTGGGCAACTTCGATCTCCTTGCGCAGCAGCGGCAGCACCGCCTGCATCCGCTGGAGCACCGGCAATGTCTCGAGCACCTTCTGAAGCTCCGGCCCCTTCGCCGAAGTGATCGCCGCGGCGAAGTCGGTCAGCGGGCCGGGGTCGTTGGGATTGAAGCGGTTGAGATAGTTCTTGAGCTCCTCGCCATAGAGCGGATTGATCGGCAACAGCTCCTTGATCCCGTTGATCACCGACATCGCGTAGGCGCGGGTCTCGTCCGCGTCGCGATCGACAGGCTCCTTCGGATAGCTGACCTCGACCAGAAACGGTGGCTTGCGCGACAGCCAGCGAACGATGCGGAAGCGGCGCACACCCTGAGCGATGAACTGCAGCTGTTCGTCCTGGGACTCCGCGCGATGCACCTTCACCGCGGTGCCGATCAGCGGGAAGTCGCTGTCCTCGGGCACGTCGCGGGCGATGTCACCGACGAAGGCGAGCCCGACGCAGTGATGGCTGGTGTTGGATACCCGCTGCATGGTTTCTTCCCAGCGCTGGCGATTGATCAACAGCGGCTGCACCTGAGCGGGAAAGAACGGTCGATTGTTGATCGGCAGCAGATAGATGCGCTCAGGCAGCACGTCACCCGCGGGTACGATCGCCTGCCCTGCCTGCGCATAGGCGCTACCCTGCCCTGGCTGGGCGACGCTCGCCTCGTCATCGAGGAAAAGTTCGAGGACGCCTTCAGGGGTTTCGGTCTGAGGGGAGACTTCGATTTCATCACTCAAACGCAGTTCGTTGCGTTCGCTCATGGCGTCTTCCTTGTCCAGACGGCCTTGCCGTCACATCGCCGGCCGCACTGACGGGGTCGGCGAACAGGATTGATGGGGATGCCTGTGCAATGTGGGCGAAGCTCGCCCATATCAAGGTTGGGGCTGTCAGCACGAGCCGACGCTCATCGGGAATGATGCGTCGGCTCGTGCTGACGGGAACTCAGAAGAGCTTGAACCAGGGCTGTTCGTTGATCGACAAGGTGCCGTTGTCGAGCGTGATGTTGAGCGAACTCTGGTCGGGGGCGACACCGGCGATCAGCGATACCAGTGGGGGGGCGTTATCGAGATCGAAATCACCGTAGAGCCTCGACAGCAGCGGCCGCCAGCCGTCTTCGGCGCGCAGCGCATCGGGCTCGAGCCCTGCGATGTCGCGACCATCGAAATTCAGCGCGCCCTCGACATGGATCGGCTTCTCGAGCATCGAGGTTTCAAGCTCGAGCTCATCCACGGTCAGCTGCGGAGAACCGGCCAGCACGGTCAGCAGGTCGCTCCAATGCGGCTCGACCAGCGCGGTCCAGTCGGTGAACGGTTCAGCCGCCGAGCGGCGCGAAGAGAGCCCCTGTTCGAGCCCCTTCAGAAGCCGCTGCGAGGCGGCGCCATCGAGATTATCGAGCGTCGCCGAAAGCCGCGCACTGCCCAGGCGCTGCTGGTAGACACTGGCGTCCCCCACCGAGAGCGCCAGGGTGTAGCGCAGGTTATCGGCAGCGAAGGAGGTCTGGCCGTGATAGTTGATGCGCTCCAGGGTCACCGGCAGCGAGCGGGCACCCTGGATCTGTGCGCGATCGAGGGTCAGCTCATCGCCCTGGTGGAAGTTGTCCTCCTCACCCGCATAGCGACTCACGAACCGCAGCGGACCGAATTGCAGCTGGGCGTCCGAGGTAATGAAGCTAGCCGACTGCCACTCACCGCTGAGATCGAAGTCGCCCTCGACCCCATCCAGCCGGAGCACACCGGCATGCAGCGTCATCGCCGGCAGGCGGTCGTCGCCTGCACGATCGATCTGCGGCAGGCGCAGCTCCGACTTGAGACGCTCGCTCAGGTGGCTGACACTGGCGGTGAACTCGGCCGATCGACCGGGCGAGAGCAGGTCGGCGAACAGCGCCTCTCGCGCATCGCCTGCGACGTGCTCGAGGTCGAGCTGTCCATCGAGACGGGTGGAGAAGATACCGTGACGGGCGGTGAACGGAACCACCAGCTCGCTGCGCTCGCCACCGATGTCGAAACGATCGAGATGCGCGACCAGCCGCATGCTGGTGGAGAAGAATCCTGACGAGACCTGCTGCTTGGAAACCGCGACTCCGCTCTCCACGCTGATCTTCACCAGCGTTTCGTCGAGACGTTCCATGAAGAGGTGGCGGCTATAGGCGATACCGGCCAGATAGCCGATCACCACGACCACCAGCAGCACCGCGCCGGCACCGATCAACCCCTTTTTCATCGCCCCTCTTCTCATCTGTCGCACCCTCTCCATGTCACTCGCCCGGGCGCCGAAGACGCACCGCCGCCGATCTCCGTCGGCACATCCCGCCGACGGAACACTCCACAGACATGATGGCACGCCGACGGCGGCTGCGCATGAGTGATGATCGATCGAAACTGAAGGAAATCCGCGATTTGCGAAGCGCCAGGCGAGCTCAGTAGAGCCACAGCCAAAGATGGATGATGCTCCAGGCATAGATGCCGGCGACGATGTCGTCGAGCATGATGCCGAAGCCACCAGCGACGCGTCGGTCGATGGTGCGGATCGGCCACGGCTTGATCACATCGAATACGCGAAAGGCAATGAAGCCCCATAGCGCCGCCTCCCAGGAGAAGGGCACCGCGGCCATGGTGATCCAGTAACCGACGAATTCATCCCAAACGATGCCGGAATGATCATGCACGCCGAGGTCGCGGGAGGTACGGCCACAAAGCCAGATACCGACCGCCGTGGCGACCAGCACCACCAGCAGATAAAGCGAGAGCGGCAGCCAAGAGAGCAGCCAGAAGAAGGGAATTGCCGCCAGCGTGCCGAAGGTGCCCGGCGCAAAGGGAGCGGCGCCGCTGCCGAGCCCGAAGGCCAGGAAATGGATCGGGTTGCGCCAGATGCTGGCGGGCGCTCGATTCATGCCTGGTCCCCGTCACCATCGAAGTGGCGCCAGCCCCTCGCGGCCAGGGGCGCGCCTTGCCAGTTGCGAATCCCCAAAGCCTCGGTGGTTCTGCCGATCACCCTGAGTTCGCAGCCACAGCCGGCGAGGCGAGCGCGGGCGGTGGCGAGATAGTGTTCGGGCAGGGTGAACAAGAGCTCATAGTCGTCACCGCCATCGAGGGCAGCGGCGATCGCGCGTTCGTGCCCGAGCGCCGAGATCAGCCCCGGTGCCAGCGGCAGCCGAGTCAGGTCGATCTTCGCCCCCACCCCGGAAGCCCGGCAAAGGTGATCGAGATCGGCCAAGAGGCCGTCGGAGACATCGAGCGCGGCGCTCGCAAGCTCAGCGAGCGCGATTCCGGCTTCGATCCGGGGCTGCGGGCGCAGATAGGCCTGCAGCAGCGGGTCAAAGTCGAGCGCGCGACTGCCGCCGCGCCACGCCTCGAGCCCTCCCCGGGCGCCGCCGAGCGGGCCGCTCACCGCGATCAGCTGCTCCGCCTCGGCGCCATCGCGGCGCAGCACCGCGGAGGGACGCACTTCGCCATGCACGGTGACGGAAATCGAAAGATGCCCGCGGGTCAGGTCACCCCCCACCAGCCGAGTCCCACTGCGCGCAGCCAAAGCGTGGAAGCCGCGGCAGAATTCGCCGACCCAAGCCTCGTCTACCTCCGGCAGGCTCAGCGCGAGCAGACACCAGCGCGGCTGAGCGCCCATCGCGGCCAGATCGGAAAGGCTCACCGCCAATGCGCGATGACCGATCGCCTCGGCCGGCGCATCCGCGGGGAAGTGGACGTCGGCGATCGAGGTATCGACGCTCACCGCCAGCAGGTGATGAGGGCTTGGCACCAGGAGCGCGCAGTCGTCGCCCGCGCCTAGCTCGACACCAGCGAGGGCGTCGCGCGACTCCGGATAGCCGTCGGAGCGCAGGGCGCTACCCCGCTGGAGAGCGGCCAGGTGGCGCTTGATCAGATCGAACTCGCCGAGCATGGGCGTACCCGCTCAACGGCCGCGAGCTTTGACCTCGACGCTACGCAGCCGCGCCGCGA is part of the Halotalea alkalilenta genome and encodes:
- the lon gene encoding endopeptidase La, whose product is MSERNELRLSDEIEVSPQTETPEGVLELFLDDEASVAQPGQGSAYAQAGQAIVPAGDVLPERIYLLPINNRPFFPAQVQPLLINRQRWEETMQRVSNTSHHCVGLAFVGDIARDVPEDSDFPLIGTAVKVHRAESQDEQLQFIAQGVRRFRIVRWLSRKPPFLVEVSYPKEPVDRDADETRAYAMSVINGIKELLPINPLYGEELKNYLNRFNPNDPGPLTDFAAAITSAKGPELQKVLETLPVLQRMQAVLPLLRKEIEVAQLQSEISEQVNAQMHERQREFFLREQLKVIQKELGISKDDRQNDVETFRERLEGKLPPARVQTRIDEELDKLSVLETGSPEYGTTRNYLDWLTALPWGITSTDQLDLTHARGVLDRDHDGLDDVKERIIEFLAEGSFKGSVGGSILLLVGPPGVGKTSIGRSIAEALGRRFYRFSVGGMRDEAEIKGHRRTYVGAMPGKLVQALKEVEVENPVIMLDEIDKLGQSFQGDPASALLEVLDPEQNVDFLDHYLDVRLDLSKVLFVCTANQLDTIPGPLYDRMESIRLSGYIAEEKMAIAKHHLWPKLLNRDRIPKKRITLTDAALRQVIEGYARESGVRQLEKQLHRIVRKSAVKLLEGEENVKVSVNNLEQFLGAPLFRRERVLKGTGVVTGLAWTSMGGATLPIEATQVHALTRGLKLTGKLGEVMQESANIAYSYVIANLKDFGVSHDAFDQSFIHLHVPEGATPKDGPSAGVTMATALLSLAKHREIKSGLAMTGELTLTGQVLPVGGIREKVIAARRSEIFELVLPKANQRDYDELPDYLKKGMTVHFAERYRDVAKVVFV
- a CDS encoding DUF945 family protein; this encodes MKKGLIGAGAVLLVVVVIGYLAGIAYSRHLFMERLDETLVKISVESGVAVSKQQVSSGFFSTSMRLVAHLDRFDIGGERSELVVPFTARHGIFSTRLDGQLDLEHVAGDAREALFADLLSPGRSAEFTASVSHLSERLKSELRLPQIDRAGDDRLPAMTLHAGVLRLDGVEGDFDLSGEWQSASFITSDAQLQFGPLRFVSRYAGEEDNFHQGDELTLDRAQIQGARSLPVTLERINYHGQTSFAADNLRYTLALSVGDASVYQQRLGSARLSATLDNLDGAASQRLLKGLEQGLSSRRSAAEPFTDWTALVEPHWSDLLTVLAGSPQLTVDELELETSMLEKPIHVEGALNFDGRDIAGLEPDALRAEDGWRPLLSRLYGDFDLDNAPPLVSLIAGVAPDQSSLNITLDNGTLSINEQPWFKLF
- a CDS encoding phosphatidylglycerophosphatase A family protein, which translates into the protein MNRAPASIWRNPIHFLAFGLGSGAAPFAPGTFGTLAAIPFFWLLSWLPLSLYLLVVLVATAVGIWLCGRTSRDLGVHDHSGIVWDEFVGYWITMAAVPFSWEAALWGFIAFRVFDVIKPWPIRTIDRRVAGGFGIMLDDIVAGIYAWSIIHLWLWLY
- the thiL gene encoding thiamine-phosphate kinase; translation: MLGEFDLIKRHLAALQRGSALRSDGYPESRDALAGVELGAGDDCALLVPSPHHLLAVSVDTSIADVHFPADAPAEAIGHRALAVSLSDLAAMGAQPRWCLLALSLPEVDEAWVGEFCRGFHALAARSGTRLVGGDLTRGHLSISVTVHGEVRPSAVLRRDGAEAEQLIAVSGPLGGARGGLEAWRGGSRALDFDPLLQAYLRPQPRIEAGIALAELASAALDVSDGLLADLDHLCRASGVGAKIDLTRLPLAPGLISALGHERAIAAALDGGDDYELLFTLPEHYLATARARLAGCGCELRVIGRTTEALGIRNWQGAPLAARGWRHFDGDGDQA